In Toxoplasma gondii ME49 chromosome II, whole genome shotgun sequence, the genomic stretch GTTCCCCTGTGTGAGTCTGAGCTGTGAattggagaaagaagatttGCGTGTACGAagccttcttttttcccccACCGTTCATTAACCTTCCAAGGTGAAGAAAAGACACTACGAGAGAGTTTGGCCGAGTTTTGACGACCAGCAGCCGTTTCATCAGAAACGTTTACACGAGGTTGTGTCAtctgaggagaaacagaatcGCCTCTCGCCATGTTCGGTCCCAGTGTCTGCGAGTGCGAAGAGATGCTGCTGGAGTCCACGTTGCGGTTCTCTTCAGATTCTGGCAGGAAGAGGGATACTTCATTCTCTCGACGTTGCAGAACATTTCGAGTTTGAGAGAAGGAACCGCGACGCTGGCGGGAGCGCTCCTTCCTCAGCTCAACTCTCTTCTGTAAGTTGTTGTCGGTTCTGTAGCACCCTTCCATCCCTTAGCGGGGTAGTAGACagggtcttctctctcttctctctgttctctctcttctctctgttctctctcttctctcccttgggCGACTCGACAAGCGGTGCGGATTGCGTGGACGCTCTTTCGAGTTTCCTTTGCCCTCGATGCACAAAGGCGCTCGTCTGCGGGTCGACCCAAGGAAATGGAGAAACCGCTTTCTCACGAtaaggagaagacagacatgAACGCTCGAAGACTGCAGTGGAGGCAAATCGACACCTGGCGAGCGGCGCGAAGAGTGCAGTGGAGGGTCGAGAGAGGCTTTGAAGACCCTAGGAAACGAGATAGAGAGAAACCttcaacagagaagacgggatCCGTGCAGATTGGGGTTTGGATGCGACGCAGCTGAAAACGAAAGGGGTTTCCTGACTCCTTCGTCGTCGAgtttcgctcttttttctctttcctgcttttctccgTGTTCACGCTCTCacttcgcgtctcttctgggACTACCCTGTTCCTGCGTCAACATACACCTGGACGAATCCCTTcgccagctgtctccgtttgGTATTCTCTCTGTCCGCTGTGTGTCGCGGAAAGACAAGCAGCGTTCCGTTTCAGTCTCCCCCTCTCAGTTTCGAAACGAATCATCTCTTTCCAGAGTTCACCGTTtttgtttctcgctttccctttcgaggtttcttctcctcggcttctgctcACGGGTGTTTgtcgcgttctccttctccttctccgcagttccctccttcctctcctgccgCCTAACTGCCACTCGCCGCTGCTGCGGCTGTGCCTGAACCTCTGTTTGGACAAGAATGTCCACGCTTCGATTTGTCGCTTTCCACCGCCCTcgttgtcttcgtctcggctcgagaagaaagtggaacaGGCTCAAGGCGAGGCGACAGGCAATCCCCATCTCGGTCtgaacggagacagctgtgCCCCTGCCTCCCCTGCCTCCCTTACCTCCACTCGTGACTCCACTGCGAATTCGCCTTCCGCTTCagcagcctcttcttcctcctcctcagCAGCAGCCTCAGACGCCGAGAGCGACAGCAACAGCAGCCGGAGTCCGTCTGTGTgcagaacgcatgcagttccgcAGTCGCGAGACGCCGACGGAGGGCGAGGcgcgaagcgagaagagccgAGCGAcattccttgttctctcctcctcgcgctcgcgTCCTTCCTGTACCCACCGCCAGGACCGAAGAGAGCATTTATGGGAGAAgacaaagtggagaagaatgcgcagaggcgagacgaaggagagaaggctcccgacgagaggaagagcggctCGTCATcgagggaggaaggagaagagaaggaaaagagagaagaaaccgagagcggagacgcacagagagagaagggagagaagaacacagaaaatACGACAGCGGAAAACGTCGCGCACACAGATGCAGAAGTCGCGCGGCTTCGATTTCTCCACCCAATCGTTTCGGTAGGAAAAGGCTCTCGAGTCTTGTCCAAAGACCCAAGTTTTCGAGAGCTGaaagcagctgcttctcctgtctcggcttttgctctctgcatgcagactaCCATTACTGAATGCTGTCGGTACAGCTTCTTCTCAACTGTTGGTTCAAATATTTGCTCGAAGTTGCGAGACGGCGTGCATGTGACATAGTGGCTATGAAACGCACAAGAAAAAACTTTGGACATGGCAAACAAAGAACATCGAGATCTGAACCATGACTTTCGCCTCGGTTCCACTGTGCCTCGTTTgacatctatatatatatatatatatatatatccctctcccgttttctttcctctccatttctgtacttttttttctgcatcgcCCTACACTACAATTCAATGTGCCACCCTTCAGTCCGCCCCCGGCGTTTTCGcattctctctgtcctttgCGTCGCCTTTTGTCTCGCCGATTCATCGCTTTAGCCGTCCTCCACAGCCGTCTGCGgcgtctcgtctttttcctctgcacGTCCATGCGCTGCAGTGGCTTCACACCTCTTCTCTCATTCTCTCCTCTAgcttccttgttctccccCCGACCAGGGTCGTTCGCTCCTCGcttggtcttcttctctccggcaAGCCTCTCGTTCTAAAGTTTTTGTGCTCTGTCCAaagtctctgttctctcctgcaGACACAGCTAGGTTTTCTCCAATGTCCTCGCTGTGCGTGCAGCTCACTGCGTATGGCCCGGCAGGCAGCGCCCTGAGTCGCAGCGTGGTTGTCAATTGTTTCTCGGCGCTGGCTTTGACTGAAACTGGAAGGTCCGAACTTTTCCCGGAAGTTGACAAATGCGTTTCGAGTAAAGGACGTAGAAACGACGGCGCTCCACCGTCAGTTTGTCTCCGCTCTTCAATTTGGAGACGCGCGTGATCAGCGGTTTCTCGTGACGTCCTTTGTTCGTCTGTCCGACTGGgcatgttcttctcttgcgcTCGCCGAAGCATCTCTTCGTGTTTCGTTCTCCCTTCCATGTTTCTGCATGTCGCTCTGTTCGCACCCTCTTCGAGTCGCCAGCTGTCCAAACGCTGGCCTTGAGTCCACCGTTTGGACAGTCGTCATGTAAACCGAAACGAGTCGACAGAGGTCCAGCATGCACCATCCGATAGTGTCTGCAAGAGTGGCTGCGCAGAGACGCTTTCCTTGTTTCTGCCGTTCTTCTGGGTTTCAGGAACAGCATGCGCGAGAGTGGAATTTATGAAGTCTTGCGATGCGTGCATCTTCTGGAAGAGCAAACATCACCTGTCAGGTAACTCacacgaggaaggcggccgCCTAAGAGAACTTCGTGATATCTGTACAGACTGTATTTCCAGACCCAAGTGCTGGCTTTCCAaggaggacagaagaacgcAACGAGTCAGCGAAAAAATAGATCGCCGTCCGTCTGAAGAAAGTCTTAACTGCGCAGGCGGACcatttctgcagagacacgatCTACTACCTCTGCTATTGTGATATCTACCAAACATAGTTGAGGAACCTTTTCCAGGTTGAAGTCGACTTGTTTGACTGCACCTCTACCGGCATTCAAGTGGCTACGAAGAACTTGCTGAGAACTGACTGCACGCCCAGTTTCAGAAAAACTTCGAAAGGTTTCCTTACGCGGAGATCTTACTTCAAGGCCGAAAGCTCTCTTTCAAATTTTAATGTGCATGCTTCTCAACTTGACACTAATTTCGTGACTGTAGAAATCAAGTGTATCCGTTTCTTGAAAAATCACAATCTATGAAAGGTACTTTCAGCAAAGCAAGTCGACTATTATCGACATCTGAACCTCAATATACAGTGATATGATCTCTCCAAGGACCGGAAGCCATGTGACAAAAGTCTAGCTCCGAAATCCTTCATCGTCTAACATataagatatatatatgtatatatatatatat encodes the following:
- a CDS encoding hypothetical protein (encoded by transcript TGME49_222192): MERSMLCTPEEASLYGDVLELLQHPHRRDVRTQALHACVQCSSHASFLSFLRSLLPEGSTHAEKREVSESHGTVGEVEREPLSPRKDLDRFLRSCVRNLGQEEDGASAAAVEVLINLSADEVLADHMVKRELHMVNVVVDNLEEQTKNEAPRHANISLMLLSNLTRKEEAGLALLATKHGLPGFNLVRLIRVLDAAARSPLRRLPKDTFWQEEGYFILSTLQNISSLREGTATLAGALLPQLNSLLSLLPLLPPNCHSPLLRLCLNLCLDKNVHASICRFPPPSLSSSRLEKKVEQAQGEATGNPHLGLNGDSCAPASPASLTSTRDSTANSPSASAASSSSSSAAASDAESDSNSSRSPSVCRTHAVPQSRDADGGRGAKREEPSDIPCSLLLALASFLYPPPGPKRAFMGEDKVEKNAQRRDEGEKAPDERKSGSSSREEGEEKEKREETESGDAQREKGEKNTENTTAENVAHTDAEVARLRFLHPIVSLTAYGPAGSALSRSVVVNCFSALALTETGRNSMRESGIYEVLRCVHLLEEQTSPVRQEIENMVHILVYSEEELRQQDEDLARSAQRESPDAIKKRALAGMAA